The following are encoded together in the Brassica napus cultivar Da-Ae chromosome A9, Da-Ae, whole genome shotgun sequence genome:
- the LOC106366318 gene encoding 36.4 kDa proline-rich protein, translating to MESSKLSSLSLCFILICIIFFPQQSFSCGSCNHRKGGKPSIKPPVTVPKLPVPPVTVPKLPVPPVTVPKLPVPPVTVPKLPVPPVTVPKLPVPPVTVPKLPVPPVTVPELPLPPVGGLPIPPVGGLPIPPVGGLPIPPVGGLPTLPLPPLPIVGPLLPPGTNPPTPGGKDCPPPPGSHKPPSGTGKATCPIDTLKLGACVDLLGGLVKIGLGDPAANKCCPLLKGLVEVEAAACLCTTLKLKALNLKLYVPVALQLLLTCGKNPPPGYTCSI from the coding sequence ATGGAGTCATCCAAACtctcatctctttctctctgtttcatTCTCATTTGCATTATCTTCTTTCCCCAACAATCCTTCTCATGTGGCTCCTGCAACCACAGGAAGGGTGGAAAACCCTCCATTAAACCCCCTGTAACTGTTCCCAAGCTACCCGTTCCTCCAGTGACTGTTCCCAAGCTACCCGTTCCTCCAGTGACTGTCCCTAAGCTTCCAGTTCCTCCGGTGACAGTTCCGAAGCTACCTGTTCCTCCAGTGACCGTACCTAAGCTTCCAGTTCCTCCGGTGACAGTCCCAAAGCTACCTGTACCTCCAGTGACCGTCCCAGAACTACCACTTCCTCCGGTAGGAGGGCTACCCATACCTCCGGTGGGAGGGCTACCCATACCTCCGGTGGGAGGGCTACCCATACCTCCGGTTGGAGGCCTACCCACATTGCCACTGCCACCATTGCCGATTGTGGGTCCTCTTCTTCCTCCGGGGACAAACCCTCCTACTCCAGGAGGAAAAGATTGCCCTCCACCCCCGGGTAGCCATAAGCCTCCATCAGGCACTGGGAAGGCGACATGTCCAATAGACACGCTGAAGTTGGGGGCGTGTGTTGACTTGTTGGGAGGTTTAGTAAAGATAGGGCTTGGAGACCCAGCAGCTAACAAATGCTGTCCGCTACTTAAAGGCCTCGTTGAAGTTGAAGCCGCAGCTTGTCTCTGCACTACACTTAAGCTTAAAGCTCTTAACCTTAAGCTGTACGTCCCAGTtgctcttcagcttcttcttacCTGTGGCAAAAACCCACCTCCGGGCTACACTTGCTCCATCTGA
- the LOC106436366 gene encoding uncharacterized protein LOC106436366 isoform X1, which translates to MILIDVNATMMQATIYANRLSRFRSKLAAGTMYTISGYDVARCAQNFRLTDSPLMIRFNDSTAFDELAEPVSPLPEEGFRFRDQSELIGLANTSTQLPDIVGEIIAVKSNVSDTPGEKSRLMATIKLDKDSTVTLSLFESQAEAFHKRLEDMHGDPRVVVATSINPKMIGGGLFLNATSGTHVYFDKETKPGEDYFYKLVARDNGVPSAAPLLKGYAKVETLTISELISFVASAQPQDIDFVCTGRVVRLDVDKGWCYVACAKCSKKLQRTVSALECVRCSNPNAVGVLRYRLELAIADSTAEGTFVCFDGVMTKLHNLRASEAGQMLAVEGENPEDMIVPPFINDMEGKTLTFQVRVSAFNFTAHHQTFTITRILKEHERIPAPDFVVSGGNDEDDNNLGGGGHVPVRNDSGEGSSGPDKKADGPPADTAVEKSSRSSTSAAKKARVV; encoded by the exons ATGATCTTGATTGATGTCAAT GCGACAATGATGCAGGCCACCATCTATGCTAACCGTCTTTCAAGGTTCCGTTCCAAACTCGCCGCCGGAACGATGTACACCATCTCTGGATACGATGTGGCTCGATGTGCTCAGAATTTCAGGCTTACCGACTCCCCTCTGATGATCCGGTTCAATGATTCCACCGCCTTTGATGAGCTAGCCGAGCCGGTTAGTCCATTACCTGAAGAAGGATTCCGGTTCCGTGATCAGTCTGAATTGATTGGTCTAGCCAACACGAGTACACAGCTACCAG ACATTGTAGGTGAGATCATTGCAGTGAAGAGTAATGTGAGTGATACTCCTGGAGAAAAGAGTCGTCTCATGGCAACTATCAAACTGGATAA gGATTCAACCGTCACTTTAAGTCTCTTTGAAAGTCAAGCTGAGGCTTTTCACAAAAGGCTTGAGGATATGCATGGTGACCCCAGAGTTGTTGTTGCAACCAGCATTAATCCAAAGATGATTGGAG GTGGTTTGTTCTTAAATGCGACATCTGGAACCCATGTCTACTTTGACAAGGAGACGAAGCCAGGGGAGGACTACTTCTATAAATTGGTCGCCAGAGACAATGGAGTCCCATCTGCTGCACCATTGCTGAAAGGATATGCAAAGGTGGAGACCTTGACCATATCGGAACTTATAAGTTTTGTCGCCTCTGCTCAACCACAG GACATTGACTTTGTCTGCACCGGGAGAGTGGTTCGACTCGACGTGGACAAGGGATGGTGTTATGTTGCATGCGCTAAATGCAGTAAGAAATTGCAGCGTACTGTCTCTGCTTTGGAGTGTGTGCGATGTAGTAATCCTAATGCTGTCGGAGTTCTTCG TTATCGTCTGGAGTTGGCAATCGCTGATAGCACTGCTGAAGGTACATTCGTGTGTTTTGATGGTGTGATGACTAAGCTGCATAATCTCCGAGCAAGTGAGGCCGGTCAGATGTTG GCGGTAGAAGGAGAGAATCCTGAGGACATGATAGTGCCACCGTTTATCAATGACATGGAAGGAAAAACTCTCACTTTCCAGGTCAGAGTTAGCGCGTTTAACTTCACCGCGCACCATCAGACTTTTACCATCACCCGCATCCTTAAGGAGCACGAGCGTATTCCAGCTCCTGATTTTGTCGTAAGT GGAGGAAACGATGAGGATGATAATAACCTTGGAGGTGGTGGTCATGTTCCAGTCCGCAATGACTCTGGAGAAGGCAGCAGTGGTCCTGATAAGAAGGCTGATGGACCTCCAGCCGATACTGCGGTGGAGAAGAGTTCTCGCTCATCTACCAGTGCAGCCAAGAAAGCTCGTGTTGTTTGA
- the LOC106436366 gene encoding uncharacterized protein LOC106436366 isoform X2, translating into MILIDVNATMMQATIYANRLSRFRSKLAAGTMYTISGYDVARCAQNFRLTDSPLMIRFNDSTAFDELAEPVSPLPEEGFRFRDQSELIGLANTSTQLPDIVGEIIAVKSNVSDTPGEKSRLMATIKLDKDSTVTLSLFESQAEAFHKRLEDMHGDPRVVVATSINPKMIGGGLFLNATSGTHVYFDKETKPGEDYFYKLVARDNGVPSAAPLLKGYAKVETLTISELISFVASAQPQDIDFVCTGRVVRLDVDKGWCYVACAKCSKKLQRTVSALECVRCSNPNAVGVLRYRLELAIADSTAEGTFVCFDGVMTKLHNLRASEAGQMLAVEGENPEDMIVPPFINDMEGKTLTFQVRVSAFNFTAHHQTFTITRILKEHERIPAPDFVGGNDEDDNNLGGGGHVPVRNDSGEGSSGPDKKADGPPADTAVEKSSRSSTSAAKKARVV; encoded by the exons ATGATCTTGATTGATGTCAAT GCGACAATGATGCAGGCCACCATCTATGCTAACCGTCTTTCAAGGTTCCGTTCCAAACTCGCCGCCGGAACGATGTACACCATCTCTGGATACGATGTGGCTCGATGTGCTCAGAATTTCAGGCTTACCGACTCCCCTCTGATGATCCGGTTCAATGATTCCACCGCCTTTGATGAGCTAGCCGAGCCGGTTAGTCCATTACCTGAAGAAGGATTCCGGTTCCGTGATCAGTCTGAATTGATTGGTCTAGCCAACACGAGTACACAGCTACCAG ACATTGTAGGTGAGATCATTGCAGTGAAGAGTAATGTGAGTGATACTCCTGGAGAAAAGAGTCGTCTCATGGCAACTATCAAACTGGATAA gGATTCAACCGTCACTTTAAGTCTCTTTGAAAGTCAAGCTGAGGCTTTTCACAAAAGGCTTGAGGATATGCATGGTGACCCCAGAGTTGTTGTTGCAACCAGCATTAATCCAAAGATGATTGGAG GTGGTTTGTTCTTAAATGCGACATCTGGAACCCATGTCTACTTTGACAAGGAGACGAAGCCAGGGGAGGACTACTTCTATAAATTGGTCGCCAGAGACAATGGAGTCCCATCTGCTGCACCATTGCTGAAAGGATATGCAAAGGTGGAGACCTTGACCATATCGGAACTTATAAGTTTTGTCGCCTCTGCTCAACCACAG GACATTGACTTTGTCTGCACCGGGAGAGTGGTTCGACTCGACGTGGACAAGGGATGGTGTTATGTTGCATGCGCTAAATGCAGTAAGAAATTGCAGCGTACTGTCTCTGCTTTGGAGTGTGTGCGATGTAGTAATCCTAATGCTGTCGGAGTTCTTCG TTATCGTCTGGAGTTGGCAATCGCTGATAGCACTGCTGAAGGTACATTCGTGTGTTTTGATGGTGTGATGACTAAGCTGCATAATCTCCGAGCAAGTGAGGCCGGTCAGATGTTG GCGGTAGAAGGAGAGAATCCTGAGGACATGATAGTGCCACCGTTTATCAATGACATGGAAGGAAAAACTCTCACTTTCCAGGTCAGAGTTAGCGCGTTTAACTTCACCGCGCACCATCAGACTTTTACCATCACCCGCATCCTTAAGGAGCACGAGCGTATTCCAGCTCCTGATTTTGTC GGAGGAAACGATGAGGATGATAATAACCTTGGAGGTGGTGGTCATGTTCCAGTCCGCAATGACTCTGGAGAAGGCAGCAGTGGTCCTGATAAGAAGGCTGATGGACCTCCAGCCGATACTGCGGTGGAGAAGAGTTCTCGCTCATCTACCAGTGCAGCCAAGAAAGCTCGTGTTGTTTGA
- the LOC106366317 gene encoding calmodulin-binding receptor-like cytoplasmic kinase 3, giving the protein MGGNDWSFTRLAFTALLMLLHPKETSSFVGSTVCQSDHFTYKKLYQRGSSFAINGNPVDRIHFCEAMLIHKAKGCVLGDSFRDLCYLLGGRRFLEEKHVEDSENNEAESENRHVKVSLAASGFLLFCCAICCPCFHKERKANSHEVLPKESNSVHQVSSFEMSPSSDKIPPSPFRAPPSPSRVPQSPSRYAMSPRPSRMGPLSLTMSQIQAATNNFSDDNQIGEGGFGIVYKGILEDRQVVAIKRAKKEHFENLRKEFKSEVDLLSKIGHRNLVKLLGYVDKGDERLIITEYVRNGTLRDHLDGTRGSTLNFNQRLEIVIDVCHGLTYLHSYAERQIIHRDIKSSNILLTDSMRAKVADFGFARGGPSDSNQTHILTQVKGTVGYLDPEYMRTYQLTAKSDVYSFGILLVEILTGRRPVEAKKPHDERITVRWAFDKYNEGKVLELVDPKARERLDEKILKKMFSLAFQCAAPTRKERPDMEAVGKQLWAIRSTYLRRSVEQK; this is encoded by the exons ATGGGTGGAAATGATTGGAGCTTCACAAGATTGGCGTTCACTGCTTTGTTAATGTTATTGCATCCCAAGGAAACTTCATCCTTTGTGGGCTCAACTGTTTGTCAATCTGATCATTTTACCTACAAAAAGCTTTATCAACGAGGGAGTTCATTCGCCATAAACGGGAATCCAGTGGACAGAATCCACTTTTGCGAAGCCATGCTGATTCACAAAGCCAAAGGTTGTGTCCTTGGGGACTCTTTTAGAGACCTCTGCTATCTACTAG GAGGGAGAAGGTTTCTGGAAGAAAAACATGTAGAAGATTCTGAAAACAATGAAGCTGAATCTGAAAATCGCCATGTGAAAGTCAGCTTGGCAGCAAGCGGGTTTCTTCTCTTCTGCTGTGCGATTTGTTGTCCTTGCTTCCATAAGGAGAGGAAAGCAAATAGTCACGAAGTGCTACCCAAGGAATCTAACTCAG TGCACCAAGTTTCCTCATTTGAAATGAGCCCTTCTTCTGATAAGATTCCCCCAAGTCCGTTTCGGGCACCACCAAGTCCGTCCCGGGTACCTCAAAGCCCATCTAGATATGCTATGTCCCCAAGACCTAGCAGGATGGGACCCTTGAGTCTGACCATGAGTCAAATTCAAGCGGCAACTAACAATTTCTCAGACGACAATCAGATTGGTGAAGGAGGGTTTGGGATAGTCTATAAGGGCATTTTAGAGGATCGCCAGGTGGTTGCCATTAAACGAGCAAAAAAG GAACACTTTGAGAACCTGCGAAAGGAATTTAAAAGTGAAGTTGATCTTTTGTCGAAAATAGGCCATCGGAACCTAGTGAAGCTTCTTGGTTATGTAGACAAAGGAGACGAGAGACTTATCATAACCGAGTATGTCCGAAATGGTACACTCCGGGATCACTTGGATG GTACTCGTGGAAGCACTCTCAATTTCAATCAGAGGTTGGAGATCGTGATTGATGTCTGCCATGGATTGACTTATCTCCATTCTTATGCAG AAAGACAGATAATACACCGTGACATAAAATCATCAAACATTCTCCTCACGGATAGCATGAGAGCCAAAGTGGCAGACTTTGGGTTTGCAAGAGGCGGTCCGTCCGACTCTAACCAGACCCACATTTTGACCCAAGTGAAAGGAACAGTTGGTTATCTTGATCCTGAGTACATGAGGACTTACCAGCTTACCGCCAAAAGCGATGTTTACTCGTTCGGGATTTTGCTTGTGGAGATACTCACAGGCCGTCGCCCAGTGGAGGCCAAGAAGCCTCATGATGAGAGGATTACGGTTCGATGG GCATTTGACAAGTACAATGAAGGCAAAGTGCTTGAACTGGTGGATCCAAAGGCCAGGGAGCGACTAGACGAGAAGATACTAAAGAAGATGTTCAGTTTGGCTTTTCAATGTGCTGCCCCGACACGAAAAGAGCGACCGGACATGGAAGCTGTTGGGAAGCAGCTTTGGGCCATCAGATCCACTTATCTTAGGCGATCAGtggaacaaaaataa